The Jaculus jaculus isolate mJacJac1 chromosome 3, mJacJac1.mat.Y.cur, whole genome shotgun sequence genome includes the window aggggaagggtgaatcaaaatttaagatgttatgaataagccataaggAAACCTATTTTTTGGAATAATAGTGCATTtagaagccatacattgttactagaaaaatttcaatgcaagggacgggataccttccaatgagttcttggccagggaggttcctgataccTCCCAAACACTACAGGTTATTGCcatggctcttggtttcccaccagaaattgatggtaagactctattgctgaagattgcacatgcttgtgctgcaaggacactgagaaatcaagctggagctgagcagaaaacctcctccgtgtatatcagctgacaaaaagctggaaagagctatgctgcatgagccctatgggagagaagtcatcagcagtgatacacaggagtggacactgcaagccttaagtctgcacagtcaggccaaatgacccaacaggtgcaataatggcatatctGTATGGAGGAAAGAAACCACTTTCTatttggactggaagcctgctccatgggagggaagacatgaccagtactaaaaacctagtcaaaagcttctGGTAGGGGAggtcacgagccctaggggtgtaacacctgctgatgtttggctaaatgcatatactatgcttaaccAAACTGCTTGCAAGCACttttattaatgttcatacccatatattaatgctactctcacttttggttagagaagtttctcttttcagataatggtgaccactgggatgactcaacagACACCAtgttgctgagaagtgacagaggagtgttcagccctgaaatatttctattacaccttccagGATCAggatccattgtagaagaggtagttgaaagaatgtaagagtcaatgaggttggagagatggcttagcagttaaggtgcttgcctgcaaagccaagggacccaggttcaattccccggtacccatgtaagccagatttacaaggggatgcatgtgtctagagttcatttgcagtggctagaggtcctggcgtgcccattctctctgtctgtctcctttctttctgtctgtctctctgcttgcaaataaataaataaaatacgatAAAacgaagaaagaatgtaagcatcaaaggaagggttggactccttacaatgcagtcttccagacacaaaatggcctcgatatccatgatctcacaatgcctggcattacctacacaggaccctcataataggaggaaaagatgatgacatcaaaataaaagactaattgagagaggtaggggatatgatggagagtggacctGTGAAGATGAAATTGGGGAaaaggaggaaattatcatggtttattgtttatgattatggacgttgtcaataCAAAAGGttaaaagtagccaggtgtggtagcgcatgcctttaatcccagcacttaggaggcagaggtaggagaattgctatgagctcgaggccactctaagactacatagtgaattccaggtcagcttgggctagtgtgagaacctacctcaaaaaacaaaacaaaacaacaacaacaaaaggttaaaaagaaacaaaatggataaattcctagatgcacatgacctaccaaaattatgTCAAGTTGAGAGcaataatttaaatatacatatgacAGACAATGATATTGAAGCTGTAATAGAAAATCTCCTCACATCAACAAAAATTTGATTCACTACAGAATTCTgccagacatttaaggaagaactaaaaccCATACTCCAATTACtctataaaatagaaagggaagaaatattttcaaactcctatgaagccagtaCAACTCTGGTACTAAAACCAggtaaagacagaacaaaaagccAAAATTATAGAATAATCTCTttgatgaacatagatacaaagattctcaataaaatacttgcaaaccaaattcatgAACATGTCAAGATCAGACACAAAATCACAGGTGGGTAAATCCCAGTTTCAGGGTTATCCCACCCTCCAAGGAGGCTTACTCTTGTAAGAGTTCTCATGAAACTAACCAGGGTATCACGAGGCACTACTTAATCTCTCCCATGAGTGATGCCCCCAATAATGCAATACATTATTCTAGGACCCACCTCTTAAGGGtcccacagtgattctcccacctgtacctcccaagtgctgtgattaaaggtgtgcaccaccatgaccagctcactagttttaaaaaatattttatttatttattagagagagagagaaagagaatggacatgtcagggcctctagccactgcaaatgaattccagacatatgtgacacgttgtacatctggcattaaggggtactggggtactgaacatgggtccttgggctttgcaggtaagtgcctcaatcactgagccatctctccagccctcaccacttcttttttttttggaggtagggtctcactctagcccaggctgacttggaattcactatgcagtctcagggtggccttgaactcgcggtgatcctcctacctctgcctcccgagtgctgggattaaaggcatgtgccaccacacctggcccttaccACTTCTTAATATTGGTACTGGTGGAAATGGTGAGAACTGGTAGGAAGTTGTGGCTCCAACAAACGAACCCTTGAAGGGCAAACCACAGCTGCTTATGTTAATTCAAATACTCTTTGTGGGATAGtttcaaaatttctatttttatacttAATGCTTTCATATTTCTAGCCATCCTCATGTATTTATCCTTATTAACACTGTATTGAACATTATCTTATTTCCTTTCTGCTAAACTTTCCCACTATGATGAGTAAGAATTGTAAAAGGGGGAACAAATGCTGGTTTCTCCAAACATTCACAATGTCAAATTCATTTCCTCTACCTCCTAGACACATGGTCGCCCTTCCTTTGAAAAGGACAAGAAAGTTCTAAGTATTGTACAATTGAATCGATGCCTTCCCATCTTTCTACTTCATATATGAGAAGACTAACGTAACTAGGTCTTCCTAATGAACTGACAGCCAAAGAGATCTGTATCAGTGATTCATCTGGTTGAAAGGAACATGCTTTGGTTTTCCACTCTTTCCCCCTCCACTGAGCTGACATCAGTGTGCctgcaacccaattaaaaaaaaaaaaccacttttatttttatttatttatttgagagagagagaggggggggtccactgcaaacaaactccaggcacatatgccccattatgcatctggcttacatgggtcctggggaatcgaacctgggccctttggctttgccacatgccttaaccattaaaccctATCTCTAGCTCTGCAACCCACTTTTTGTGCATGCAAATGTCCAGGGAGGGCAGGAAACTAAGAGAGAAGGAACTTGAATGATGGCCTGGAATAAAACCACTCTATCAACATGGACCCCTCCACTCACTTTGAGATTCCTGGAAAATGAGTAATAATCTTCTCTCTTTAATGAAGGTACCACTATTTTGAAGGTTTTCTTGTTCATGtgaagcaggttctcactctagtccaggctgacacagAACTCAATCTATAgcctaggttggctttgaactcatggtgatttgcCTActccagcctcccatgtgctaggattaaaggcatgtaccatatCTGgctagtctttaaaaaatattttattacccaggtgtggtggcacatacctttaatcccagcactcaggaggcagaggtaggaagaccatgagtttaaggcctccctgagactacatagtgaattccaggtcagcctgagctagagcaagaccctacttcaataaaaacaaaacaaaattatttatttatttgcaagcagagagatatatacagagaaagacagtatgggcatgccaaggtctctagccactgcaaatgaactccagatgaatatatcactttgtgcatctggcttacatgggtactggggaattgaactctagtcattaggctttgcaggcaagttcattacgggctgagccatctttccagtttgaGTTTCTTTAATACAgaaatttgatatttttctcCACCAAAATATAGCATTACTAATaaaagcttggggctggagagttggcttagtggttaaggtgcctgcctgcaaagcctaaggatccaattttgattccccagtacccatgtaaagccggaagcacaaagtggcgcatacagctggaattcatgtgcagtggctatatagtctctggcatgctcattctctctccctctctcactcttctctgtctctgcttgcaaatgaataaataaacattttaaaataacaaaagtgaGCCAGccttggtggcgcatgcatgcctttaatcccagctcttgggaggcagaggtagaagtatcactgtgagtttgaagtcaccccgagactacatagtgaattccaggtcagcctggactaaaatgaagccctaccttgaaaaactaaaaaaaaaaaaaaaaagcagagctgggcatgatggcacacgcctttaatctcagcacttgggaggcaggtaggggaattgccatgagtttgaggccaccctgagactacatagtgaattccaggtcagcctgagctagaatgacactctgtctcaaaaacaaaaataaataaataaaataacaaaagcttATCATCTTAGTGTTAATTACAGTTTATAGTATGTTTCCATATATTTTTCTAAACATCTgttactttttggttttattctttctaaaaatattttatttttatttatttatttgacaaagaaagagagagaatgggcatgccatggcttccagccactgcaaatgaactccagatgtgtgcacccctttgtgcatctggctaacatggttcctggggaattgaacctgggtcctgtggctttgcaggcaaatgccttaacagctaagccatccctccagctacccgcttttttctttgaggtagggtctcactctagcccaggctgacctagaatgtagtctcagggtggtctcaaactcacagcaatcctcctaccactgcctcccaagtgctgggattaaaggcatgcaccaccatgcctggctgattttgttctttatttttatttatttatttaagagagggaaagaggcagagagagagagacagtcagacacacagaaagaatgggcctgacagggcttccagccactgcaaacaaactccagatgcatgcaccaccttgtgcatctggcttacatgggtcctggggaatcaaacctaggtcctttggctttgcaggcaagtgctttaacggctaagccatctctccagtcccttgttctttttttgagacacagttttGTTATGTTgctccagctggccttgaactcatgatcctcctgtttcagtctGAGTGTGGGGATCATAGACCTATGCTGCCACACCCATCTGATTTTGTTCCATTTCATGTTATGCAAGTAATTGTCATCTACTAGGGTGGTAAACACTGAAAACTAAGGCTAATTGTAAACATAATTATCCGCTTCAtttacaaattttttttgtttatttatttgagagagaaagaggcacacagaaagagagagagagagagagagaatgggcacatcagggcctccagccactgcaaatgaactccagacgcatgcgcctccttgtgcatctggctaatgtgggtcctggggaatcgagcctcgaacccgggttcttaggcttcacaggcaccacttcatttttttattgttctaCCACATACTTGTATATGCTTTCAAACTACCCCACAAACTGTTTAAAGTAGCTTTTGGGGGGGTTTATGTCAGTCACTAataagcctccaaatacaatatTTTTCACAAGTCCCTCATGGTATGATTATGATGACAGGCAAATATCTTCAGTTATCAATGTAACACAATATGCAAGAATATTTATAATGAAAAGTACATTATGTATATTTTCTACAAGATGCAACATTATTTAATAGCACTCATGCAATTTTATGGTGAAACATTCTGCTAAATGTTAGAAAGGCAAGATGTGGAAGTAGCTACTGAAATATGCATGTCCTTATGAATATGTCATTGGTAATGGGCAAAGTATGACTCACTGTCAGTCCACAGTCCTGAAATGTCCTTGCATTATTATGGAGGGATTACTGTGTGATTTTAATAATGTATATAAAGTGAATCAcaatttactttcttcttttatttatttgtttttaaattttatttatttatttatttgagagagagaaagaaacagagagagagagagagaaagagagaaagaatgggcatgccagggcctctagccactgcaagcaaactttagatgcatgcacccccttgtgcatctggcttacatgggtcctggagaattacagctaaaccatctttcaagccccccccctttttttttaaaggtagggtctcactctagcccaggctgatctggaattcactatgtagtctcagggtggtcttgaactcaaagcaatcctcctacctctgcttcccaagtgctgggagtaaaggtgtgtgcaccaggCTTCTTTTACTTTCCTGACAATAGGGTGAGGGGCTACTTTTGAGCAAATGATTAGGCACAATAAGGTTTTACTACCCATGCTTCTTTTGTTTGCAATTCCCAGCAGTTGCTAAAAGTTAAAGGtacaaaaaatatacatattgccCTGTTCACTTTAGTGAGCAGAGCAAGAGCTACTAGCAAATGCTTTTCTCTCTGACCCTGAAATATCTCAAAGTTCATCCCTAACTGAGATGAGATGAAAGAATCTGCAGTCAACCTCAGAATGGTTAAAAAGGAAGGAATCTTTGAGCTCATTACGAtgccttcattttacagatgaggaatgacaagtctgaaaaaaaatatttcaattaaaagACGCTAtagcaaagacaaagaaaaatctcTTCAGGGAATGCTAAGTGTTGCCTAAATTAAATCAGTAACCTTTCACACTTCTCTGAAGGCTGGCCTTTCCGTCTTTCCACTTCATGCATAAGAAAATGAATGTATGAGCAAGCTAAGCAGTTCCTTATTATCTCTATGAATCAGTGTCAGAGCAGGGAATCAAAGCCAAAACTTTGAACGCTGGACATTTTTGCAGATGTAGGCTGATCTCATTGGCAGTGGACCCCGCCTTGGGGGTGCTGGGAAGCCATGTTTGGGAAGTTCCCTCATGGAGTGCTGTGTTTCATAAGAAGAGTACTTGCTGAGGGATGCACAATGCTTTCTTAAATGAGTTCCCACTGATCATATGATTCTTAAGAAACAACACATTGCAATATATcagctttcttctcttcctctaaaATAAAGCCTCCTGGACATTGAAAATATGCTTTAAATTTGTTCCAACTTCAAATATCCATGAAATTCATAGGatttcagttacttttttttttttttttcgaggtagggtctcactctagcccaagctgacctggaattcactatgtagtctcagggtggccttgaactcacagcgatcctcctacctctgtctcccaagggctgagatgaaaggcgagagccaccacacccaactgagtTACTTTTTCTTTCCATAATGTGAGTCCCCTTTGTGAAATCCTTCAGGTGCTTGGTGAACACTTAAGACTATTTACTTGAGTCCCTCTTTATTTAGAAATGAATTTGATGTTCTGTTAATACACTGGATCGTTTACACCAATCTTAAGTGAAATAGAGGGAAAAAGTTCTTGGCAAATctcattacctttttttttctctcacatcAACGACGACAAACTTTTAGAGGCAACCCAGCCCTCTAAACACTTACGCACACAACTCAGCTGTATCCGTGACCCAGTGTCGCATCCCAAGGGTCATGGCCCAGTATTTTCTGATGGCCACACTCCGTGCTGTGAGGTATCAGACAAATAAAACATGACGGTGAGCCGTGCCCAGGGAGCTCGGGCCGTGGCCTGGGCTCAGCTCTGCAGGCTGGAAACGGATCTGTCACAGATCCAGGAACCCACTTAGCACTTCTCCGGGGTGGGATCAAGGAGGAGCCTCTAGGTTACGTCTGGAAAGGGGCAGGGGTGCGCGCCGCAGAGTTTgcgggggaggaaggaggaagagcagaAAGAATGGAGACAGAGTGGGTagcggggtgggggagaggagacccGCAGAGGGGTCGCAGAAAAATGGgcgccaaagagagagagagagagagacagagagagacagagagagcaattGCGGAGGAGGAAGTCGTCCCTGGAAGAGGAGGggcaaaggggaagagagaacgGAGCGCTAGCACTTTGCGGAAGGAAGGGCCGAGCCTCCCCGGCCCCGGACCCCGAGGCCCTTACCTGAAGCGCTCCTGTCCCGCCGTATCCCAGAGCTGCAGCTTGATCCTCTTGCCCGGCTCGATCTCCAGCAGGCGGGAGAAGAAGTCCACGCCAACCGTGGGGTCGCAGGCGGGGGAGTGCAGCCCCGGGAAGCGGCCCTGGGTGAAGCGGTGCAGGAGGCACGACTTGCCCACGGTGGAGTCCCCAATCACTATTAGGCGGAACTGGTAGATCCAGATGGTCTCCATCGCTCCCGCCCAGACAGGGGCAAGTGCCGCGGAGGGAACTGTCCCTTCAGCACCGCCctggcgcccgcccgcccgcttcCAGCCGCCGTGGCCGCCGCCTGGGCCCCGCCCGCTGGGGAGGAGGGTGGGGCCggccggggcggggcctgggcgcCTGCTCCGGACCGCGGTAACTCTCCAGAGCTCACTGGTGGGCATCCACGGGAAAGTGGGTGTGGCCGAGGGACGTGACGCCAGCAGCAGCCAATGAAGAGCAGAGAAGGTCTCAGCTGCAGAAGGGCCGGCCAATGAAAAGTGAGAGTCATTTTCTccctggggaggggggtgggggtCTAGCAGGTAGGTGAAGGTTTTGATGTCAGAAGTCTGGCAGACCTTTGCTCTGCGCCTTGGCTTCCTCTTGATGGGTTTGTGGCATCCCAGGCTTCTTGCTGCATGGCTCCTCCCTGGACCTAAGCAGAGTGCAGTAAATTTGCAGAATTCGTTCTGGTCGCTCCTAATGCTTGCCACCGCGGTTTCTTCCCCAGTGCTTTCGGGATTACAGAAGAGCGAGAAAAACGTGAATTATTATCTCCCAACACCAGGGGAGAAAAGAAGTGAAATCTTGAAAGCACATACAAGTTCCTCCTCCGTAATTAGGAAAAAGGTCTACAACTGCTCTTAGGTTTAGTATAATTCTGGTGAGAATTTACATTTTTTAGCCCCTTTCCTCAAGTTTAATTATAGGAAAATCAagatttatcttttttgtttgtttgtttgttttgaggtggggtctcgcactttgtgtgtctggatttacataggcaatagggagttgaacctgggtcattaagctttgaaagtaaacaccttacctgctgagccatctctccaacccccaccttattatttattaagctgcacttgcacatgtgtatggatagATGCACCCGGGTTTCTTGCTGCTGAAGTCAAATGCCTGTTCAGCTTTATGTgcgtgtctggggaattgaaccctggaccagcaagctttgaaagtaagcacctttaactactggatCATCTTTCCAGGTCCtcctccttattttttgagacagggtctcccactgaatcTGGAGATCACCAATGCAGCTAGCCtatgtagtcagctccatgttgctgggacgagcatccaaccagacacagtttatgggaggaatgggtttatttcaggattacagatctaggggaagttccatcaatgacaaaagaagctgcttccatacatccaagcagaaacaactgcagcaagcaaacacaaaacaTAGGAGCTCAAAATGTTTTCCCctcacttttgggctggaatcaaGATCTTCCTCCCAAAACACCTTAGagttggaccccaggatccacctccagtgacacctcctccagcaggctgctggagacaagcaaaaagcttaaccttaatcaaaaatatctatggtgctgggcatggtggcacacacctttaatcccagcatgtgggaggcagaggtaggaggatcaccataagttcaaatccaccctgagactccatagtgaattccaggtcagcctgggctagaaggagaccctacctcaaaaaaacaacaacaaaaatctatgaCAATGAGGGGGtgacacatacattcacattcaaaccaccacaacaagctagccagcaagctccaggaacctcctgcctcagcttccccagcccTGATAATACATGCCTGgcctttgcatgggtgctgggatcctgaactcaggtcctcgtgcttgtgggACAAGCagtttccccactgagccatctcctcagattcaaattttaaaatgttcttcacttgtctttgtgtgtgtgtgtgtgtgtgtgtgtgtgcagatatgtgcaccccatgcacatgcatgtggaggttagaggaggGCATCAGGtatccttgcttttttttctctcactggacctgggaCTCATCATTTTTcaattagactggctgactatGGGGAGCCTCAGTGATCTTCCTCTCTCCACTCTACCCAAAAGTGGGGTTCCACCTATGCAGGGCATTCCCTGctctttatgtaggtattgagggttgaacttaggttctcatgcttgggCACTGAGCACTTTTatcccctgaaccatctccccagcctcttcttTCTgtgatccattttttttcttttctttttttttttttttaatgaagggtttcactctagcctaaactgacttggaactcactatgtagtctcagggtgaccttgaactcatagtaatcctacctctgcctcccaagtgtggcattaaaggcatgtgccactgcagaGGTTTGACCCAGGTGGCCTCCAAAACTTATGTGATCTGAAAGTTAGGTCACCAGCTGATGGCAGAGAGGGaatgaaagcctcctggaggcagtgtattgttgggggtgggcttatgggaattatagccaacttcttcttgccagtgtttggcacactctcctgttggtgtTGTATATGTGATGTTGGCCAGATAattccaccctcagctcatgccattgtttttccctgccatcatggagcttccccttgagtctgtaagccaaaataagcccattTTGTTCCACAACTGCtcttgtcaggtgatttctgccagcaatgcaaacttgactgcagtaataaagttggtactgagaagtggaatCACTGCTGATAGAAATGtaactgtgtgacttttggcccTTTGGAACTGTtttgtaggaggaatgtggacGAATTTGaagtcttggcctaagagatgccttacagtgttgtaagtacagcttgatgaaccatTCTGATCAGAATTGAAatatctgaatgcagtaagaactatggactgtgaggtctggcttatgagggtgaaaaagagctttatcTGGActaggatagaagcagtttgtgtgaaaggcttgctcttatgcctgattcctgagaagttgtacagggttgcattgtgtagaaatggactggtgtgatcagaaggatatggcacagaaatgaaatctgtgggcccaaacttctgcctgttcTGCTGAAATTGTATGAGAGATATAACCTTTGAGAGGGACCAGCTGACATGCCCCTTGGGACAACCAAAAGAATGCAGAGGCTTATGAAGTGTCTGAATGCTGAAGCAGTGTCCtggtcttcaaagtctgcttattccccctggatcaacaaattggcagcctacatgctattatggaatataacaaatgcaggaaagggagggtcattgaATATGCAACatgattttgtattttggaaatggccatgggtagcatgaagcaggcttgttcgattacctgcatggagaccctatggagaCCTTGggatgcagtggagacccattggaggtaccgggactatgggatggctgccaaaggagagcttctggcactggatgaagttttctaggactgtgaatagcctaactggaggggtgaaattggaattccagagacttgtcactggttagaattgacttggagagccagttgtggtggcacatgccactaGGATATCgctgaagaggaggagggaggatcaGAATTGATTTGGAGAactgtcactgactagagttcttggacttggagctacagagtttgatgtctgtcctgtctaaatcttgtattggttgaatatttctttcctatgccTGATACCATTTtgtgcagtgtgaatatttatcctgtgccattatatattttttttaataaaaaaattgtatttacttaGAAGCATTCAGAATGTCAACAAAacagctgcaatttttttttgcaattacaGAGTGGTATTCAGTTAACAGAACAACAATTATTTCATATAAGCTGCATCAGAGACAACTGAAGATGAAAAAGAAACTACCGTCCCCATATATAACTAATTTGTGCTGTGCACCAACAAGAACCTGCTTTAAATTTCCATGCCAATTTACAACCCCCATACTGTACCAGGCAAGGTTAGTGGCTATTGAAAATACCACCAGGACAGGGCTATCTAAAGACACATTCGGTAGTGTGTTAACTATACAAAAAAAGACACTGTACAGTTTAAAATCAAATCTTACACAGCcttacatttcaatttttttctttaaaaggagtGAGTTGTGTACAGGGGGGTTAAATGCTttatagacaagaaaaaaaactGCGCTAGAACCAACttattcatcatcatcatcttcttcttcatcctcatcttcttcatcttcctcttcttcctcatcctcttcatcttcctcatcttcctcttcttccttctttttcttgctcttttcAGCCTTGACAACTCCTTTTTTTGCTGCATCAGGTTTTCCTTTAGCTCTGTAGGCAGCAATATCCTTTTCATACTTTTCCTTCAGCTTGGCAGCTTTCTTTTTGTAAGGCTGCTTGTCATCCGCAGCAGTATTGTTCCACATCTCTCCCAGTTTCTTTGCAACATCACCAATGGATAGGCCGGGGTGTTCTCCTTTGATTTTGGGGCGATATTCAGAACAGAACAAGAAGAAGGCCGAAGGAGGCCTCTTGGGTGCATTGGGATCCTTGAGCTTCTTTTTTGTTACCCCTTTAGGAGGGATATAGGTTTTCATTTCACTCTCATAATGAGCCTTGTCCGCCTTGGCCATGTCTTcaaactttcctttttctttagcaGACATGGTCTTCCACCTCTCTGAGCACTTCTTAGAGAACTCTGAGAAGTTGACAGAAGCATCTGGATGCTTCTTCTTGTGTTCCTCCTGGCAGGTTTGCACAAAGAATGCATATGATGACATTTTGCCTCTCGGCTTCTTAGGGTCTCCTTtgcaaaaatatggaacacttcacgaatttgcgtgttatccttgcgcaggggccatgctaatcttctctgtatcgttccaattttagtatatgtgctgccgaagcgagcacgccattattttttttttttttgtttcatattatggctcagttaaaaaaccttggactacagagatgtttgaacattactAAAATTGATAAAAACTCTGGGGACTTTTAATGAACTGGGTTTTACATAATGGGTGGTTACCAGCTTATGGGGgcaaggggtggaatgtggtggtttgattcaggtatccccagctgatggtaatttgggaattaaagattcctggaggcagtatgtttatgggtattacagccagcttcctggtaccagtgtttggcacactgtcctgttcctgttgtctacctgatgttggccaagaggtgatgtccatctg containing:
- the LOC123459373 gene encoding high mobility group protein B1-like; translation: MSSYAFFVQTCQEEHKKKHPDASVNFSEFSKKCSERWKTMSAKEKGKFEDMAKADKAHYESEMKTYIPPKGVTKKKLKDPNAPKRPPSAFFLFCSEYRPKIKGEHPGLSIGDVAKKLGEMWNNTAADDKQPYKKKAAKLKEKYEKDIAAYRAKGKPDAAKKGVVKAEKSKKKKEEEEDEEDEEDEEEEEDEEDEDEEEDDDDE